Proteins encoded within one genomic window of Triticum aestivum cultivar Chinese Spring chromosome 2D, IWGSC CS RefSeq v2.1, whole genome shotgun sequence:
- the LOC123052046 gene encoding cytochrome c oxidase subunit 6b-1 codes for MAAEGKVPTLAEEYSLPPKEVSVEKSATSTVAEVVPQKDTETSPADETAAAVEEKSETPEVKEPEAEETVPAAEESDEAPEETEEKPEIVIETAPADFRFPTTNQTRHCFTRYVEYHRCVAAKGDDAPECEKFAKYYRSLCPSEWVERWNEQRENGTFPGPL; via the exons ATGGCGGCGGAAGGCAAGGTCCCGACGCTGGCCGAG GAATATTCACTCCCACCCAAGGAGGTCTCTGTGGAAAAATCTGCTACGAGCACTGTGGCCGAAGTTGTTCCTCAGAAGGATACTGAAACCTCACCAGCTGATGAGACCGCTGCTGCTGTTGAGGAAAAAAGTGAAACTCCTGAGGTGAAAGAGCCAGAAGCGGAAGAAACCGTTCCTGCTGCAGAGGAAAGCGATGAGGCTCCTGAGGAAACTGAAGAGAAACCAGAAATTGTG ATTGAGACTGCTCCAGCAGATTTTCGTTTCCCCACAACAAATCAAACAAGACATTGCTTCACGCGCTATGTTGAATACCATAG GTGCGTAGCTGCAAAAGGAGATGATGCTCCTGAGTGTGAAAAGTTTGCAAAGTACTATCGATCACTATGCCCAAGTGAATGG GTTGAACGTTGGAACGAGCAACGGGAGAATGGCACATTCCCTGGACCCCTGTAA